In Salmo salar chromosome ssa15, Ssal_v3.1, whole genome shotgun sequence, one genomic interval encodes:
- the LOC106572006 gene encoding rho guanine nucleotide exchange factor 19, translating into MLPGYGFFPLPDFQPHLHAFRFRGKSPSMWIPVSGESQALSEAPDNMPLLRQCHHKHIAVCQQETLTFIELQPPVTPSVKGWGSPTADTQRFSPLSLNHRKHTSEAQIGSGRSKPDHYTDTDMDLSLDSQTLGGEVELVIQEDIRTNPPVQEQYERPMTVSSVFLPLHAALSLPLSLPLSSMYRDTDSWDSQPPGSPSSPELPWLQSPDTCRPQRRSSQSSLREKSIRRKVRVYSPDSLSDKSLASPILDGDYLFPGPFDFFLEEDLRGDPEDTASPSSTGVAVDPQTPNLPKIPPLSAEPHQSSEDSSVLNLGAVENSSATGGSTLACSCMAEHERRRFSASELISRLQLSQRKNSFTLKLGKSLSARVASSDRQTSSNLSPSSDYKSTSRHRGSGGSSHSAPHSPVGPVLPLPTADNNTQQHRRSTGFTIKNLRKKSIEEDWCTPPTVSSSNRLSWFLPSSILYQEYSDVAINREIQRQQGEEPGAEEERLRVEGAGEAPSPSNLSPSSSFCSSRGSAFSLWQDIPDVQTSDQLDNFSNEERKLQEAKFELVTSEASYIRSLAIAVDHFMLSQELGECLGTQDRQWLFSKLPEVKDVSERFLQDLEHRLEEDILRFDVCDIVLAHCPALRRVYLPYVTNQAYQEQTYQRLLQENARFPGILARLEEDPICQRLPLASFLILPFQRITRLKMLVENILKRTTPGSRGEDTATKAFNELKKLIKECNSSVQSMKRMEELIHLNKKIHFEGKIFPLISQSRWLVKHGELLEVDTQTMSISGSKFKLPTRPVYLHLFNDCLLLSRRKDTWKFMVFVHAKIGQLKVKDLSQKLQGISGFIFHLQLCEGQQLKHQILLKAHTESGKQRWITAMFPSDPLEDIEQASENDDLSQVQCIKSYQAQEHDELTMEKADILQAKTITSDGWVEGIRLSDGERGWFPKTNVEEITNRSARLRNLRENIRIKCVTQKLEEELF; encoded by the exons ATGCTTCCTGGGTATGGATTCTTCCCTCTCCCTGACTTCCAGCCTCACCTACACGCCTTCCGTTTCCGAGGAAAGAGCCCCAGCATGTGGATCCCGGTCTCAGGCGAGTCCCAGGCTTTGAGCGAGGCCCCGGACAACATGCCTCTCCTGCGGCAGTGCCACCACAAGCACATCGCTGTGTGTCAGCAGGAGACTCTGACCTTCATCGAGCTGCAGCCGCCTGTGACACCCAGCGTCAAAGGCTGGGGCTCCCCTACTGCAGACACTCAACGCTTCAGCCCGTTGTCTCTGAATCATCGTAAACACACAAGTGAAGCACAAATTGGCAGTGGGAGAAGTAAACCTGATCATTACACTGATACTGATATGGACCTGAGTTTAGACTCTCAGACGCTAGGGGGCGAGGTTGAGCTGGTTATCCAGGAAGATATCAGGACTAACCCTCCAGTGCAGGAGCAGTATGAGAGACCCATGACGGTGTCATCTGTGTTTCTTCCCCTCCACGCAGCCCTCAGCCTGcccctgtccctccctctgtcctccatgtACAGGGACACAGACTCCTGGGACTCTCAGCCACCTggctctccatcctctcctgagCTTCCGTGGCTGCAGAGCCCAGATACCTGTCGACCCCAGAGGAGGTCATCACAGAGCTCCCTCAGGGAAAAGTCCATCC GGCGTAAGGTGCGGGTGTACTCACCAGACAGCCTGAGCGACAAGTCTCTGGCCAGCCCCATTCTGGACGGCGACTACCTTTTCCCAGGACCCTTCGACTTCTTTCTGGAAGAGGACCTCAGGGGAGACCCTGAAGACACCGCGAGTCCCTCATCAACAGGGGTTGCCGTAGACCCTCAAACCCCCAACCTCCCAAAGATTCCACCTCTGTCCGCAGAGCCACATCAGTCGTCAGAGGACTCCTCTGTCTTGAACCTTGGGGCTGTAGAGAATTCCTCGGCCACCGGGGGGAGCACTTTAGCCTGCTCTTGTATGGCGGAACACGAGCGGCGGCGCTTCTCTGCCTCTGAGCTGATCTCACGGCTGCAGCTGTCCCAGAGGAAGAACTCGTTCACGCTAAAGCTAGGCAAGTCACTGTCGGCTCGCGTGGCTTCCAGTGACAGGCAGACCTCCAGCAACCTCAGCCCCAGCTCTGACT ATAAGTCCACTTCCAGGcaccgtggctcaggtggttccAGTCACAGCGCCCCCCACAGTCCTGTAGGACCTGTACTGCCACTACCTACTGCTGACAATAACACGCAACAACATCGACGGAGCACCGGATTCACAATCAAAAA TTTGAGGAAGAAATCCATCGAGGAGGATTGGTGCACTCCTCCCACAGTCAGCAGCTCCAATCGTCTGTCATGGTTTCTCCCCAGCT cAATTCTATACCAGGAGTACAGTGATGTTGCAATCAACCGAGAAATCCAGAGGCAGCAGGGGGAGGAGCCAGGTGCTGAGGAGGAGAGGCTAAGGGTGGAAGGGGCTGGGGAGGCCCCATCTCCGTCCAATCTGTCTCCGTCGAGCTCCTTTTGCTCGTCACGAGGCTCCGCCTTCTCCCTGTGGCAGGACATCCCTGATGTCCAGACCAGCGATCAGCTGGACAACTTCAGCAACGAGGAGCGCAAACTACAGGAG GCCAAGTTTGAGCTAGTGACGTCTGAGGCATCGTACATCCGGAGCCTGGCCATCGCGGTGGACCACTTTATGCTGTCCCAGGAGCTGGGGGAGTGTCTGGGGACCCAGGACAGACAGTGGCTCTTCTCCAAGCTCCCCGAGGTCAAGGACGTCAGTGAGCG GTTCCTGCAGGACCTGGAGCACAGGTTGGAGGAGGACATCTTGCGTTTTGACGTATGCGACATCGTCCTGGCCCACTGTCCCGCCCTGCGAAGGGTCTACCTCCCCTACGTGACCAACCaggcctaccaggaacagacCTACCAGCGCCTGTT ACAGGAAAATGCTCGCTTCCCAGGTATCCTGGCTCGTTTGGAGGAAGACCCCATCTGCCAGCGTCTTCCCCTTGCCtccttcctcatcctccccttCCAGAGGATCACACGGCTTAAGATGCTGGTGGAA AATATCCTGAAGAGGACAACACCAGGCTCTAGGGGTGAGGACACAGCCACCAAGGCCTTCAATGAACTGAAAAAG CTTATAAAGGAGTGTAACTCCAGTGTGCAATCAATGAAGAGGATGGAAGAGCTCATTCACCTCAATAAGAAGATCCACTTTGAGGGCAAG ATATTCCCTCTGATCTCCCAGTCTCGCTGGCTGGTCAAACACGGGGAACTGCTGGAGGTGGACACACAGACCATGAGTATTTCTGGGTCAAAGTTCAAGTTGCCCACAAGGCCTGTGTATCTGCATCTGTTCAACGACTGTCTTCTGCTGTCCAGGAGGAAAGA CACGTGGAAGTTCATGGTGTTTGTTCACGCTAAGATTGGGCAGCTGAAGGTGAAGGACCTCAGTCAGAAGCTCCAGGGCATCTCAGGCTTCATCTTCCACCTGCAGCTGTGTGAGGGCCAGCAGCTCAAACACCAGATCCTGCTCAAGGCCCACACTGA GAGTGGGAAACAGAGATGGATCACAGCCATGTTCCCCTCTGATCCATTGGAAGACATTGAGCAGGCCAGTGAGAATGATG ATCTTTCTCAAGTTCAGTGCATCAAGAGCTACCAGGCCCAAGAGCATGACGAGCTAacaatggagaaggctgatattcTTCAAGCCAAGACCATTACAAGTGACG gctgggtagagggcaTTCGGCTGTCAGATGGGGAGCGGGGCTGGTTCCCCAAAACCAATGTAGAGGAGATCACAAATCGCAGTGCGCGTCTCCGCAACCTCAGAGAAAACATCCGCATCAAGTGTGTCACACAGAAACTGGAGGAGGAGCTCTTTTAA